The following proteins are co-located in the Citrobacter freundii ATCC 8090 = MTCC 1658 = NBRC 12681 genome:
- a CDS encoding YfdY family protein produces MLYFWIFLALSILCVSCYIWQVMGAAASISAFLGMAILTALIYFFTMRLTNGNEMVTGLFLFLAPACGLIIRFMVGYGKQ; encoded by the coding sequence ATGCTCTATTTCTGGATCTTTCTCGCTCTGAGCATTTTGTGCGTCAGTTGCTATATCTGGCAGGTTATGGGCGCTGCGGCGTCAATCAGCGCTTTTCTCGGCATGGCCATCCTTACGGCATTAATTTACTTTTTTACTATGCGATTGACCAATGGTAACGAAATGGTAACCGGGTTATTCCTGTTTCTTGCTCCTGCTTGCGGTTTGATTATTCGCTTTATGGTGGGTTACGGTAAGCAATAA
- the lpxP gene encoding kdo(2)-lipid IV(A) palmitoleoyltransferase, translating into MFPQCKFSRAFLHPRYWLTWFGVGVLWLLVQLPYPVLCFLGTRTGTLARPFLKRRESIARKNLELCFPNLSQEERDKLVDENFRSLGMGLLETGMAWFWPDRRVRKWFDVEGLDNLKRAQLQNRGVMVVGVHFMSLELGGRVMGLCQPMMATYRPHNNKLMEWIQTRGRMRSNKAMIGRNNLRGIVGALKKGEAVWFAPDQDYGRKGSSFAPFFAVKDVATTNGTYVLSRLSGAAMLTVTMVRKADNSGYRLFITPEMEGYPSDECQAAAYMNKIIEKEIMRAPEQYLWIHRRFKTRPMGEASLYI; encoded by the coding sequence ATGTTCCCCCAATGTAAATTTTCACGCGCGTTTTTGCATCCGCGCTACTGGCTCACGTGGTTTGGTGTTGGAGTGCTCTGGTTACTGGTACAGCTTCCCTATCCCGTATTGTGTTTTCTTGGTACTCGTACAGGAACGCTGGCTCGTCCATTTTTAAAACGCCGTGAATCTATTGCACGTAAAAATCTCGAACTCTGTTTCCCAAATTTGTCGCAGGAAGAAAGAGACAAACTGGTCGATGAGAATTTCCGTTCACTCGGCATGGGGCTACTTGAAACAGGTATGGCCTGGTTCTGGCCGGACCGTCGGGTGCGTAAATGGTTTGATGTAGAAGGACTGGACAACCTGAAGCGCGCCCAGTTGCAAAATCGTGGCGTGATGGTTGTAGGTGTACACTTTATGTCGCTCGAGTTGGGTGGCCGCGTAATGGGGCTTTGTCAGCCAATGATGGCGACCTATCGCCCGCACAACAATAAGTTGATGGAGTGGATCCAAACCCGTGGTCGTATGCGCTCCAACAAGGCGATGATCGGCAGAAATAATCTACGTGGTATTGTCGGTGCTCTGAAAAAAGGAGAAGCCGTATGGTTTGCCCCCGATCAGGACTACGGTCGTAAAGGAAGCTCATTTGCCCCCTTCTTTGCCGTCAAAGATGTGGCAACCACCAACGGTACCTACGTGCTGTCGCGTTTGTCTGGTGCAGCGATGCTGACCGTAACCATGGTGAGAAAAGCAGATAACTCTGGTTATCGCCTGTTCATCACGCCTGAAATGGAAGGTTACCCGTCTGATGAGTGCCAGGCAGCGGCCTATATGAATAAAATTATCGAAAAAGAGATCATGCGCGCCCCCGAGCAGTATCTCTGGATCCACCGTCGCTTCAAAACGCGCCCGATGGGTGAAGCCTCGTTGTATATCTGA